The following proteins are co-located in the Camelina sativa cultivar DH55 chromosome 12, Cs, whole genome shotgun sequence genome:
- the LOC104732339 gene encoding uncharacterized protein LOC104732339, whose amino-acid sequence MKASRVESLSEKEKKKMKKPIPKIRVFGQRSIASSFLNPSSIPVEASSSNQSDKSVLLKPNNIEEGIRSPFTSFDCSKDLTKLSHRFGEEKKKDDGGLEKMMLQQFKPREIQISEEVSREIAVEASLDPVDQIPAEETDNLASYFDETNEDIIIVKDDKTSKKRKDPFEGMESMSRTGKSVIVFGDNSKVSKPMQRERERGSNNNSKKQRSTYNHYANGSGWWDCDMEGVDSEEVGHSEVWEGVGSTTFGDIVDWH is encoded by the exons ATGAAAGCCTCGAGAGTCGAGAGTCTGagtgagaaggagaagaagaagatgaagaagccaattccaaaaattagggtttttggtcaGCGATCGATTGCTTCTTCCTTTCTGAATCCCAGTTCGATTCC TGTCGAAGCCTCTTCGAGTAATCAATCGGACAAATCAGTGCTGCTTAAGCCCAACAACATTGAG GAGGGGATAAGAAGTCCATTCACCTCTTTTGATTGCTCTAAAGATCTGACAAAACTCTCTCATCGGTTTggggaagagaagaaaaaagacgaTGGTGGTCTTGAGAAGATGATGCTTCAGCAGTTTAAGCCAAGAGAGATTCAGATTAGTGAAGAAGTGAGTAGGGAGATAGCTGTTGAGGCGAGTCTTGACCCGGTGGATCAAATCCCTGCTGAAGAAACAGATAATCTGGCTTCGTACTTCGATGAAACCAATGAAGATATCATTATTGTCAAGGATGATAAAACatcgaagaaaagaaaagatccTTTTGAAG GTATGGAGAGCATGAGTAGAACAGGAAAGTCCGTTATAGTCTTTGGAGACAACTCAAAAGTATCTAAGCCAATGCaaagggaaagagaaagaggaagcaACAACAATAGTAAAAAGCAGAGATCAACATACAACCATT ATGCAAATGGTTCAGGATGGTGGGACTGTGACATGGAAGGTGTTGATTCCGAAGAAGTGGGACACAGTGAAGTGTGGGAAGGAGTTGGCTCAACAACATTCGGAGATATAGTTGATTGGCACTAA
- the LOC104732340 gene encoding uncharacterized protein LOC104732340 → MSLLLNQPSKLCSRKPLLVRSSPHLSDGISSLSLPIHSHSCVLICADPCGGNRGFATTRRSGGFLRTISSLKESEEVSENDRKVILWMKQEMGTIGSSCGWLPTLKDGVLRLREMNINSETDPKRIMLPPLVTLPHCQTQYVTNVAMSSSSPQEEDCVLAVKFLGPQLSFCRPA, encoded by the coding sequence ATGTCTTTGCTTCTCAATCAGCCATCGAAGCTCTGCTCTCGGAAACCTTTGTTGGTGAGATCCTCTCCTCATCTTTCTGATGGCATCTCATCTTTGTCGTTACCAATTCATTCTCATTCTTGTGTCTTGATCTGCGCTGATCCATGTGGAGGTAATCGCGGATTTGCCACGACTAGGAGGTCTGGTGGTTTCCTTCGAACCATTTCTTCTTTGAAAGAGAGCGAAGAGGTAAGTGAGAACGATAGAAAGGTTATCCTGTGGATGAAACAGGAAATGGGAACGATAGGATCATCCTGTGGATGGCTACCTACTTTGAAGGACGGCGTGTTGCGTCTCCGAGAAATGAATATAAACAGTGAAACAGATCCGAAACGCATTATGCTTCCTCCTCTTGTAACTCTGCCTCATTGCCAAACCCAATATGTCACCAACGTagccatgtcttcttcttctcctcaagaAGAGGACTGTGTTCTGGCTGTCAAGTTCTTGGGTCCTCAGCTCAGCTTCTGCAGACCGGCTTGA
- the LOC104733700 gene encoding uncharacterized protein LOC104733700, with the protein MSLLLNQPSKLCFRKPLLVRSSPHLSDGFSSLSLPIYSHSCALICADPCGGNRGFATTRRSGGFLRTISSLKESEEVSENDNKVILWMEKEMGTIGSSCGWLPTLKDGVLRLREMNINSETDPKRIMLPPLVTLPHCQTQYVTNVAMSSSSPQEEDCVVAVKFLGPQLSFCRPARSNSEWVNIRMTDPCFFSSPVMYSKKDDMFRIAGSGGHLVGSWDLHNPSNNPKLQSLRFQNLPKLSETKRDLLDSCYTTEHLVESVTTTETFIVKSYKKTAEIIKGVPRKKTEAIMVFKLDEQGNAVYTPSLVDQSIYLTNTEAFCVPLSTSLCFGRPNFVRIFDVDEQRIFKLAKQKWDC; encoded by the coding sequence ATGTCTTTGCTTCTCAATCAGCCATCGAAGCTCTGCTTTCGGAAACCTTTGTTGGTGAGATCCTCTCCTCATCTTTCTGATGGCTTCTCATCTTTGTCGTTGCCAATTTATTCTCATTCTTGTGCCTTGATCTGCGCTGACCCATGCGGAGGTAATCGCGGATTTGCCACGACTAGGAGGTCTGGTGGTTTCCTTCGAACCATTTCTTCTTTGAAAGAGAGCGAAGAGGTAAGTGAGAACGATAATAAGGTTATCCTGTGGATGGAAAAGGAAATGGGAACGATAGGATCATCCTGTGGATGGCTACCTACTTTGAAGGACGGCGTGTTGCGTCTCCGAGAAATGAATATAAACAGTGAAACAGATCCGAAACGCATTATGCTTCCTCCTCTTGTAACTCTGCCTCATTGCCAAACCCAATATGTCACCAACGTGgccatgtcttcttcttctcctcaagaAGAGGACTGTGTTGTGGCTGTCAAGTTCCTGGGACCTCAGCTCAGCTTCTGCAGACCGGCTCGAAGCAACTCCGAGTGGGTCAACATCAGAATGACAGACCCATGCTTCTTCTCCTCCCCTGTCATGTATTCCAAGAAGGATGACATGTTTCGCATAGCCGGCTCTGGAGGCCACCTCGTCGGATCATGGGATCTCCACAACCCTAGCAACAACCCCAAGTTGCAGAGCTTGCGGTTTCAAAACCTTCCCAAGCTGTCCGAGACAAAACGAGACCTTTTGGATTCGTGCTACACAACCGAACACCTGGTGGAGTCAGTTACTACCACTGAAACTTTCATCGTTAAGTCGTACAAGAAGACCGCAGAGATCATCAAAGGTGTTCCGAGAAAGAAAACAGAAGCAATAATGGTGTTCAAGTTAGACGAACAAGGAAACGCTGTTTACACTCCAAGCCTcgtagatcaaagcatttaccTCACCAACACTGAAGCTTTCTGTGTCCCTTTGAGCACCTCTCTCTGCTTTGGTCGACCTAACTTCGTCAGAATCTTTGATGTCGACGAACAAAGAATTTTCAAGCTGGCTAAACAAAAGTGGGATTGTTAG
- the LOC104732341 gene encoding golgin subfamily A member 6-like protein 22 isoform X1, producing MASSSLPLSLPIPLRSRSSTTRSLPFRCSPLFLSLPSSIICFSTQNPSGHDLEEVRWLREEQRWIREEQRWIREEQRWIRERESLLREISDLQLKIQSLESRNSQLGSSVPDTISNIAALIQVLKEKNRISEIGLSATPMVLENTRELVVEEEEVEVEEEEKRVIISEEKVRVPEPVKMKKKRRTLKVGSEGDDVQALQEALLKLGFYSGEEDMEFSSFSSGTASAVKTWQASLGVREDGVMTEELLQKLFMDEDTETDKDEANTIKQKEAGNGAVFTSVTQVPEKKQSIIKDQSDREVDVTKNRVFLLGENRWEDSSRLIGRNKPVDRSTSTNTKTRCITCRGEGRLMCLECDGTGEPNIEPQFMEWVGEDTKCPYCEGLGYTICDVCDGNKNI from the exons atggcttcttcttctctacctCTTTCTCTCCCGATTCCACTACGATCTCGTAGTAGCACCACTCGTTCTCTACCTTTTCGATGCtcccctctctttctctctcttccttcttcaataATTTGCTTCTCCACTCAAAACCCCTCCGGCCACGACCTCGAAGAGGTCCGGTGGCTCCGGGAAGAGCAGAGATGGATTCGCGAGGAGCAACGTTGGATTCGAGAGGAACAGAGATGGATACGCGAGCGTGAATCTCTTCTACGAGAGATTTCGGATCTCCAGCTCAAAATCCAATCCCTAGAGTCACGGAATTCGCAATTGGGGAGTTCTGTTCCGGACACGATTTCGAATATCGCTGCTTTGATTCAGGttttgaaggagaagaatcggATCTCTGAGATTGGATTAAGCGCCACGCCGATGGTATTGGAGAATACGAGAGAACTTGtggttgaggaagaagaagtggaagtggaagaagaagaaaagcgaGTGATTATTTCCGAGGAGAAAGTTAGGGTTCCGGAGccggtgaagatgaagaagaagaggaggacgTTGAAGGTTGGAAGCGAAGGCGACGATGTTCAAGCTTTGCAG GAAGCTCTGTTAAAATTAGGATTCTATTCGGGTGAAGAGGATATGGAGTTTTCCAGCTTCTCAAGTGGGACTGCAAGTGCTGTTAAGACTTGgcaa GCATCGCTTGGCGTACGTGAGGATGGGGTAATGACAGAAGAGCTCCTTCAGAAGTTGTTCATGGATGAGGATACAGAGACAGATAAGGATGAAGCAAATACAATTAAGCAAAAG GAAGCTGGTAACGGAGCAGTATTTACGTCAGTGACACAAGTCCCTGAGAAGAAGCAATCAATCATAAAAGACCAAAGTGACAGAGAGGTTGACGTTACTAAAAATCGGGTTTTTCTTCTTGGAGAAAACAGATGGGAAGATTCCTCCAGGCTCATTGGCAGGAACAAACCGGTAGACAGAAGTACATCTACAAACACCAAAACGAGGTGCATCACTTGTCGAGGGGAGGGTCGATTGATGTGTCTAG AGTGCGATGGAACTGGTGAACCAAACATTGAGCCGCAG TTTATGGAGTGGGTTGGTGAAGATACGAAGTGTCCGTACTGTGAAGGTCTTGGCTATACAATTTGCGATGTCTGTGAcggcaataaaaacatataa
- the LOC104732341 gene encoding golgin subfamily A member 6-like protein 22 isoform X2, with the protein MASSSLPLSLPIPLRSRSSTTRSLPFRCSPLFLSLPSSIICFSTQNPSGHDLEEVRWLREEQRWIREEQRWIREEQRWIRERESLLREISDLQLKIQSLESRNSQLGSSVPDTISNIAALIQVLKEKNRISEIGLSATPMVLENTRELVVEEEEVEVEEEEKRVIISEEKVRVPEPVKMKKKRRTLKVGSEGDDVQALQEALLKLGFYSGEEDMEFSSFSSGTASAVKTWQASLGVREDGVMTEELLQKLFMDEDTETDKDEANTIKQKLVTEQYLRQ; encoded by the exons atggcttcttcttctctacctCTTTCTCTCCCGATTCCACTACGATCTCGTAGTAGCACCACTCGTTCTCTACCTTTTCGATGCtcccctctctttctctctcttccttcttcaataATTTGCTTCTCCACTCAAAACCCCTCCGGCCACGACCTCGAAGAGGTCCGGTGGCTCCGGGAAGAGCAGAGATGGATTCGCGAGGAGCAACGTTGGATTCGAGAGGAACAGAGATGGATACGCGAGCGTGAATCTCTTCTACGAGAGATTTCGGATCTCCAGCTCAAAATCCAATCCCTAGAGTCACGGAATTCGCAATTGGGGAGTTCTGTTCCGGACACGATTTCGAATATCGCTGCTTTGATTCAGGttttgaaggagaagaatcggATCTCTGAGATTGGATTAAGCGCCACGCCGATGGTATTGGAGAATACGAGAGAACTTGtggttgaggaagaagaagtggaagtggaagaagaagaaaagcgaGTGATTATTTCCGAGGAGAAAGTTAGGGTTCCGGAGccggtgaagatgaagaagaagaggaggacgTTGAAGGTTGGAAGCGAAGGCGACGATGTTCAAGCTTTGCAG GAAGCTCTGTTAAAATTAGGATTCTATTCGGGTGAAGAGGATATGGAGTTTTCCAGCTTCTCAAGTGGGACTGCAAGTGCTGTTAAGACTTGgcaa GCATCGCTTGGCGTACGTGAGGATGGGGTAATGACAGAAGAGCTCCTTCAGAAGTTGTTCATGGATGAGGATACAGAGACAGATAAGGATGAAGCAAATACAATTAAGCAAAAG CTGGTAACGGAGCAGTATTTACGTCAGTGA